The following proteins are encoded in a genomic region of Candidatus Eisenbacteria bacterium:
- a CDS encoding BMC domain-containing protein — MIELRSFVFLDSLQPQLAAFTGCTGRGFPPVRDDASLWIEVAPGMPIHTITDVCLKATAVQPAIQVVERAYGLLEVHHKAQGEVRQAGEAALNYLRLKATDRIRPRVVSSQIIRAVEPMHAQAVNRTRYGSMLLPGQSLFIMETEPAAYIALAANEAEKAARVTLVQVQTFGAFGRLQMGGEEAEIDAAAKAAITAVEAIRGREK; from the coding sequence ATGATCGAGCTCAGGTCCTTCGTGTTTCTGGACAGCCTGCAACCACAACTCGCCGCGTTCACCGGGTGCACCGGGCGCGGCTTTCCGCCGGTCCGGGACGATGCCTCGCTCTGGATCGAGGTCGCCCCCGGCATGCCGATTCACACGATCACCGACGTCTGTCTCAAGGCAACCGCCGTCCAACCGGCCATCCAGGTCGTCGAGCGCGCGTACGGGCTCCTCGAGGTGCACCACAAGGCGCAGGGAGAGGTCCGCCAAGCCGGAGAAGCAGCCCTGAATTATTTACGACTCAAGGCAACGGATCGGATCCGTCCGAGGGTCGTCTCGAGCCAGATCATCCGTGCGGTCGAGCCGATGCACGCCCAAGCGGTGAACCGAACCCGGTACGGCTCGATGCTTCTCCCGGGACAATCTCTCTTCATCATGGAGACGGAGCCGGCCGCTTACATCGCTCTTGCCGCGAACGAGGCGGAGAAGGCGGCGCGCGTGACGCTCGTGCAGGTGCAGACCTTCGGAGCGTTCGGGCGCCTCCAGATGGGAGGAGAGGAAGCGGAGATCGACGCCGCGGCGAAGGCGGCGATCACGGCGGTCGAGGCGATCAGGGGGCGCGAGAAGTAA
- the mdh gene encoding malate dehydrogenase, with the protein MKITVVGAGHVGATVAQQIAQQELAREVVLVDILEGIPQGKGLDLWETAPVLGSDTRLRGTNAYEDTAGSDICVITAGVARKPGMSRDDLLETNKKIVKSVTESLVKHSPKSILVVVSNPLDVMCYVALKTSGFPHARVFGMAGILDTARYRAFLAEDLGISVRDIQAIVLGGHGDSMVPLPRYTTIAGIPLSEWMSPDRIEKHVDRTRNGGAEIVGYLKTGSAYYAPGAAVAEMVEALVKNSKRILPCSAWLNGEYGLREVYIGVPVVLGAKGIEKIVEVALTPEEKAALETSAGHVKGVMERMAL; encoded by the coding sequence ATGAAGATCACCGTTGTCGGCGCCGGACACGTGGGCGCCACCGTCGCGCAGCAGATCGCCCAGCAGGAGTTGGCCCGGGAGGTCGTGCTCGTCGACATCTTGGAAGGAATCCCGCAGGGGAAAGGGCTCGATCTCTGGGAGACCGCGCCCGTGCTGGGCTCCGACACGAGGTTGCGCGGAACGAACGCCTACGAAGATACGGCCGGATCGGACATCTGCGTGATCACCGCCGGCGTGGCCCGAAAGCCCGGCATGAGCCGCGATGATCTCCTCGAGACGAACAAGAAGATCGTGAAGTCGGTCACCGAGTCGCTCGTGAAGCACTCGCCGAAGTCGATCCTTGTCGTCGTTTCGAACCCGCTCGACGTGATGTGCTACGTCGCCCTCAAGACGAGCGGCTTCCCGCACGCGCGCGTGTTCGGCATGGCCGGCATTCTCGATACCGCCCGCTACCGCGCCTTCCTCGCCGAAGACCTCGGCATCTCCGTGCGCGACATTCAAGCGATCGTGCTCGGCGGCCACGGGGACTCGATGGTTCCCCTTCCGCGCTACACGACGATCGCGGGGATCCCGCTCTCGGAGTGGATGTCCCCCGACCGGATCGAGAAGCACGTCGACCGCACGCGGAACGGCGGCGCGGAGATCGTCGGCTACTTGAAGACCGGATCCGCCTACTACGCGCCCGGAGCGGCGGTGGCCGAGATGGTCGAGGCGCTCGTGAAGAACAGCAAGCGGATCCTCCCCTGCTCGGCGTGGCTCAACGGCGAGTACGGGCTCCGCGAAGTCTACATCGGCGTCCCGGTCGTGCTCGGCGCGAAGGGGATCGAGAAGATCGTCGAGGTGGCGCTCACTCCCGAGGAGAAGGCCGCGCTGGAGACATCAGCGGGCCACGTGAAAGGGGTCATGGAGCGGATGGCGCTGTAG